From one Papio anubis isolate 15944 chromosome 12, Panubis1.0, whole genome shotgun sequence genomic stretch:
- the OOSP4B gene encoding oocyte-secreted protein 4B has protein sequence MKYAIMLLFGFFFLFLAITATCSDDWLLVRMKIRPFDNSTEVRIGDIHLGDNCPVTRLLSFNYEFSYPVTSCGIKKIMFQRNDDAILSEISYRPRSHTTYEFPVVCFVKRLKFPSAMHFGMSGFDANTLKEIPQKSKTRVNSSHTK, from the exons ATGAAGTATGCTATCATGttactttttggatttttttttctttttttagcaatAACTGCAACATGCTCTGATGATTGGTTGTTAGTCAGAATGAAAATAAGGCCCTTTGATAACAGCACAGAAGTTAGAATTGGCGACATACACCTGGGAGACAACTGTCCTGTAACAAGACTGTTGTCATTTAACTACGAGTTTTCTTATCCTGTCACTTCTTGTGGGATCAAGAAAATT ATGTTCCAAAGAAATGATGATGCCATATTATCAGAGATCAGTTACAGACCAAGGTCGCATACTACTTATGAATTTCCAGTGGTTTGCTTTGTGAAGAG GCTTAAATTTCCATCTGCGATGCATTTTGGAATGAGTGGGTTTGATGCCAACACCTTGAAAGAAATccctcaaaaatcaaaaacaagagtCAACAGCTCCCACACAAAGTAA